A genomic window from Periweissella cryptocerci includes:
- a CDS encoding bifunctional folylpolyglutamate synthase/dihydrofolate synthase: protein MMINNYDEAVAYIHSRSVWKKTPTFARITALLAALDNPQEKIKTVHITGTNGKGSTTAFLRNILQSNGLTVGTFTSPFITKFNERISLDGVMLSDEAILKLVQKIEPIVAELDEKLADGGPTEFEVITAMMFYYFATNPVDIVLVEVGIGGTWDSTNVITPLLSIITSVGMDHMHVLGNTLAEIADQKAGIIKPGVPVIYGGSVTDEAGKVIAEVAAKQASLLYTFDNLEIKLAKANYQWQEKFSWQLGDAELLSTMKPRKLPDTVISLLGEHQVANASLAILAYYYLASQHVVAFDVATLRAALFATTWPARFERLNDEPLVVIDGAHNVPAVTQLATLLQDHFATLDTIHVIFAALADKQFIEMAELLVAVPNVKLHATEFAGPGKRDIADEDLLAERFGDQIDTYETWPIALATVLDDLGDNDMILLTGSLYFVSEVRAYFKSLAN, encoded by the coding sequence ATGATGATTAATAACTACGATGAGGCAGTGGCGTACATTCACAGCCGTTCAGTGTGGAAGAAGACGCCAACTTTTGCGCGGATTACGGCACTCTTAGCGGCATTGGATAACCCGCAAGAAAAAATTAAAACGGTGCATATTACGGGCACCAATGGTAAAGGGTCAACAACTGCGTTTTTACGGAATATTTTACAAAGTAACGGTTTAACCGTGGGGACGTTTACTTCACCATTTATCACGAAATTTAACGAAAGAATTAGTTTAGATGGTGTGATGCTGTCAGATGAAGCAATCCTTAAGCTGGTGCAAAAAATCGAACCGATTGTGGCAGAACTTGATGAAAAACTTGCCGATGGCGGACCAACCGAATTTGAAGTTATTACAGCGATGATGTTTTACTATTTTGCGACTAATCCAGTTGATATTGTGTTGGTTGAAGTGGGGATTGGCGGTACTTGGGATTCAACGAATGTCATTACACCATTATTAAGTATTATCACTTCGGTTGGTATGGATCACATGCATGTGCTTGGGAATACATTGGCCGAAATTGCTGACCAAAAAGCTGGCATTATCAAGCCGGGGGTACCAGTGATTTACGGTGGCTCAGTCACTGATGAAGCCGGCAAAGTGATTGCAGAGGTTGCCGCAAAACAAGCGTCGCTGCTATATACATTTGACAATCTTGAAATAAAGCTTGCTAAGGCGAATTATCAATGGCAGGAAAAATTTAGCTGGCAATTGGGGGATGCGGAACTACTTTCTACCATGAAGCCCCGCAAATTGCCAGACACGGTAATTTCATTACTGGGTGAGCATCAAGTGGCCAATGCGAGTCTCGCAATTTTGGCTTATTATTATTTGGCCAGCCAACATGTTGTGGCATTTGATGTTGCTACTTTGCGTGCGGCACTATTTGCTACTACTTGGCCAGCACGATTTGAACGGTTAAATGACGAGCCATTAGTAGTTATTGATGGCGCACATAATGTACCAGCAGTGACGCAACTGGCGACTTTGTTGCAGGATCACTTTGCAACCTTGGATACGATTCATGTGATTTTTGCCGCGCTCGCTGATAAGCAGTTTATCGAGATGGCCGAATTGTTAGTAGCCGTACCAAATGTCAAATTACACGCTACGGAATTTGCCGGGCCGGGGAAACGTGATATTGCTGATGAAGACTTGTTAGCGGAACGTTTTGGTGACCAAATTGACACGTATGAAACGTGGCCTATCGCGTTGGCCACGGTACTTGATGACCTTGGCGATAACGATATGATTCTCCTGACTGGATCGTTGTATTTTGTGAGCGAAGTGCGCGCATACTTTAAAAGTTTAGCAAATTAA
- a CDS encoding GAF domain-containing protein, giving the protein MTATTIDSLLVPQLDALLYEETNFTANLANASALLMQTIPDLNWAGFYLYDEAGEDLILGPFQGKVACMHIKPGKGVVGTSFAQQAPILVPNVHEFPGHIACDAASNSEIVIPLVTNDGKQLGVLDIDSPSLNRFSEDDQTILVDFVKTLVAHI; this is encoded by the coding sequence ATGACGGCAACCACTATTGATTCATTGCTCGTACCCCAACTCGACGCCCTCCTCTATGAGGAAACTAACTTCACTGCTAACTTAGCAAACGCATCGGCCCTCTTGATGCAAACTATTCCTGACTTAAACTGGGCTGGCTTCTATCTTTATGATGAAGCTGGTGAAGATTTAATTCTTGGACCATTCCAAGGTAAAGTCGCATGTATGCACATCAAACCCGGTAAAGGTGTTGTCGGAACTAGTTTCGCCCAACAAGCACCAATCCTTGTGCCTAATGTGCACGAATTCCCTGGTCACATCGCCTGCGATGCCGCTTCAAACTCAGAAATCGTCATCCCATTAGTTACTAACGATGGCAAGCAGTTAGGTGTCTTAGACATCGACTCACCTTCTTTGAACCGTTTCAGCGAAGATGACCAAACAATCTTGGTAGACTTCGTTAAAACGCTTGTGGCACACATTTAA